Proteins from one Salmo salar chromosome ssa07, Ssal_v3.1, whole genome shotgun sequence genomic window:
- the LOC106609184 gene encoding pleckstrin homology domain-containing family A member 5 isoform X13 gives MAADLNPDWLSCLPSSWSYGVTRDGRIFFINEEAKSTTWLHPVTGEAVITGHRKTPDLPTGWEEGYTFEGARCFIK, from the exons ATGGCGGCGGATCTAAACCCAGACTGGCTCTCCTGCCTGCCTTCTTCTTGGAGTTATGGGGTTACTCGGGACGGAAGGATATTCTTCATCAA TGAAGAAGCCAAGAGTACGACCTGGCTGCATCCCGTCACCGGAGAGGCCGTCATAACGGGGCACAGAAAAACCCCAG ATTTACCAACGGGATGGGAGGAGGGATATACGTTCGAAGGAGCCCGCTGTTTCATCAA